In Tachysurus vachellii isolate PV-2020 chromosome 3, HZAU_Pvac_v1, whole genome shotgun sequence, one genomic interval encodes:
- the LOC132842686 gene encoding mucin-2-like isoform X1, with translation MEVSVMRCTWAALCIAVLVMSGSAEGASLVKLTPSNTDTPFMCVLTMDITNRVFNDSLLNPDDLDYKFMYEEVSSVLYDVYGCPFCDTSAFYQGVTDMEFSDMSGSVVVHATLVFYTNQINDMVVKYLFMEAINGRNEINGLAINPEFIEVVPGPSPTPMAVNNTLSATTPPTIVTTPTTTPTITPTTTPTTVTTTPTTIQAFTCDPYYSAPSLHFYISCLTTTPTTTPTTTPTTTPTTTPTTTPTTTPTTTPTTTPTTTPTTTPTTTPTITPTTTPTTVTTTPTTIQAFTCDPYYSAPSLHFYISCFITISTTTPTTTPTTTPTTTSTTTPTTTPTTIPTTVTTTSTTTPTTTPTTTRTTILTTTSTTTRTTILTTTPTTTPTTVTTTPTTTRTIL, from the exons ATGGAGGTCTCTGTGATGCGGTGCACTTGGGCGGCTCTCTGCATCGCCGTGTTGGTGATGTCAG GCTCTGCTGAAGGTGCAAGTTTGGTGAAGTTAACACCATCGAACACGGACACACCGTTCATGTGTGTCCTCACTATGGACATCACCAACCGTGTCTTCAATGATTCCCTCCTCAACCCTGATGATCTAGACTACAAATTCATGTATGAGGAAGTTAGCAGTGTG CTCTACGATGTCTACGGCTGCCCCTTTTGTGACACAAGTGCATTTTATCAAGGTGTAACAGACATGGAATTCAG TGACATGTCTGGATCTGTGGTTGTTCATGCCACCCTGGTGTTCTACACAAACCAAATCAATGATATGGTGGTTAAATATCTGTTTATGGAAGCCATCaatggcagaaatgaaataaacgGTCTGGCGATCAACCCTGAATTCATAGAGG TCGTACCAGGACCAAGTCCTACACCAATGGCTGTCAACAACACTCTGAGCGCAACCACTCCACCAACTATAGTAACCACCCCTACCACCACTCCAACCATAACTCCAACCACTACACCAACTACAGTAACCACCACCCCTACCACCATTCAAGCGTTCACCTGTGACCCCTATTATTCAGCCCCTTCCCTTCACTTCTATATTTCATGTCTTACCACTACACCAACCACCACTCCAACCACTACACCAACCACCACTCCAACCACTACACCAACCACCACTCCAACCACTACACCTACCACCACTCCAACCACTACACCAACCACCACTCCAACCACTACACCAACCACCACTCCAACCATCACTCCAACCACTACACCAACTACAGTAACCACCACCCCTACCACCATTCAAGCGTTCACCTGTGACCCCTATTATTCAGCCCCTTCCCTTCACTTctatatttcatgttttatcACTATATCAACCACCACTCCAACCACTACACCAACCACCACTCCAACCACTACATCAACCACCACTCCAACCACCACACCAACCACCATTCCAACTACAGTAACCACCACCTCAACCACTACACCAACCACCACTCCAACCACCACCCGAACCACCATTCTAACCACCACCTCAACCACCACCCGAACCACCATTCTAACCACCACTCCAACCACCACCCCAACTACAGTAACCACAACCCCAACCACCACCCGAACCATTTTGTAG
- the LOC132842686 gene encoding mucin-2-like isoform X3, with product MEVSVMRCTWAALCIAVLVMSGSAEGASLVKLTPSNTDTPFMCVLTMDITNRVFNDSLLNPDDLDYKFMYEEVSSVLYDVYGCPFCDTSAFYQGVTDMEFSDMSGSVVVHATLVFYTNQINDMVVKYLFMEAINGRNEINGLAINPEFIEVVPGPSPTPMAVNNTLSATTPPTIVTTPTTTPTITPTTTPTTVTTTPTTIQAFTCDPYYSAPSLHFYISCLTTTPTTTPTTTPTTTPTTTPTTTPTTTPTTTPTTTPTTTPTTTPTTTPTITPTTTPTTVTTTPTTIQAFTCDPYYSAPSLHFYISCFITISTTTPTTTPTTIPTTVTTTSTTTPTTTPTTTRTTILTTTSTTTRTTILTTTPTTTPTTVTTTPTTTRTIL from the exons ATGGAGGTCTCTGTGATGCGGTGCACTTGGGCGGCTCTCTGCATCGCCGTGTTGGTGATGTCAG GCTCTGCTGAAGGTGCAAGTTTGGTGAAGTTAACACCATCGAACACGGACACACCGTTCATGTGTGTCCTCACTATGGACATCACCAACCGTGTCTTCAATGATTCCCTCCTCAACCCTGATGATCTAGACTACAAATTCATGTATGAGGAAGTTAGCAGTGTG CTCTACGATGTCTACGGCTGCCCCTTTTGTGACACAAGTGCATTTTATCAAGGTGTAACAGACATGGAATTCAG TGACATGTCTGGATCTGTGGTTGTTCATGCCACCCTGGTGTTCTACACAAACCAAATCAATGATATGGTGGTTAAATATCTGTTTATGGAAGCCATCaatggcagaaatgaaataaacgGTCTGGCGATCAACCCTGAATTCATAGAGG TCGTACCAGGACCAAGTCCTACACCAATGGCTGTCAACAACACTCTGAGCGCAACCACTCCACCAACTATAGTAACCACCCCTACCACCACTCCAACCATAACTCCAACCACTACACCAACTACAGTAACCACCACCCCTACCACCATTCAAGCGTTCACCTGTGACCCCTATTATTCAGCCCCTTCCCTTCACTTCTATATTTCATGTCTTACCACTACACCAACCACCACTCCAACCACTACACCAACCACCACTCCAACCACTACACCAACCACCACTCCAACCACTACACCTACCACCACTCCAACCACTACACCAACCACCACTCCAACCACTACACCAACCACCACTCCAACCATCACTCCAACCACTACACCAACTACAGTAACCACCACCCCTACCACCATTCAAGCGTTCACCTGTGACCCCTATTATTCAGCCCCTTCCCTTCACTTctatatttcatgttttatcACTATATCAACCACCACTCCAACCAC CACACCAACCACCATTCCAACTACAGTAACCACCACCTCAACCACTACACCAACCACCACTCCAACCACCACCCGAACCACCATTCTAACCACCACCTCAACCACCACCCGAACCACCATTCTAACCACCACTCCAACCACCACCCCAACTACAGTAACCACAACCCCAACCACCACCCGAACCATTTTGTAG
- the LOC132842686 gene encoding mucin-2-like isoform X4 translates to MEVSVMRCTWAALCIAVLVMSGSAEGASLVKLTPSNTDTPFMCVLTMDITNRVFNDSLLNPDDLDYKFMYEEVSSVLYDVYGCPFCDTSAFYQGVTDMEFSDMSGSVVVHATLVFYTNQINDMVVKYLFMEAINGRNEINGLAINPEFIEVVPGPSPTPMAVNNTLSATTPPTIVTTPTTTPTITPTTTPTTVTTTPTTIQAFTCDPYYSAPSLHFYISCLTTTPTTTPTTTPTTTPTTTPTTTPTTTPTTTPTTTPTTTPTTTPTTTPTITPTTTPTTVTTTPTTIQAFTCDPYYSAPSLHFYISCFITISTTTPTTTPTTIPTTVTTTSTTTPTTTPTTTRTTILTTTPTTTPTTVTTTPTTTRTIL, encoded by the exons ATGGAGGTCTCTGTGATGCGGTGCACTTGGGCGGCTCTCTGCATCGCCGTGTTGGTGATGTCAG GCTCTGCTGAAGGTGCAAGTTTGGTGAAGTTAACACCATCGAACACGGACACACCGTTCATGTGTGTCCTCACTATGGACATCACCAACCGTGTCTTCAATGATTCCCTCCTCAACCCTGATGATCTAGACTACAAATTCATGTATGAGGAAGTTAGCAGTGTG CTCTACGATGTCTACGGCTGCCCCTTTTGTGACACAAGTGCATTTTATCAAGGTGTAACAGACATGGAATTCAG TGACATGTCTGGATCTGTGGTTGTTCATGCCACCCTGGTGTTCTACACAAACCAAATCAATGATATGGTGGTTAAATATCTGTTTATGGAAGCCATCaatggcagaaatgaaataaacgGTCTGGCGATCAACCCTGAATTCATAGAGG TCGTACCAGGACCAAGTCCTACACCAATGGCTGTCAACAACACTCTGAGCGCAACCACTCCACCAACTATAGTAACCACCCCTACCACCACTCCAACCATAACTCCAACCACTACACCAACTACAGTAACCACCACCCCTACCACCATTCAAGCGTTCACCTGTGACCCCTATTATTCAGCCCCTTCCCTTCACTTCTATATTTCATGTCTTACCACTACACCAACCACCACTCCAACCACTACACCAACCACCACTCCAACCACTACACCAACCACCACTCCAACCACTACACCTACCACCACTCCAACCACTACACCAACCACCACTCCAACCACTACACCAACCACCACTCCAACCATCACTCCAACCACTACACCAACTACAGTAACCACCACCCCTACCACCATTCAAGCGTTCACCTGTGACCCCTATTATTCAGCCCCTTCCCTTCACTTctatatttcatgttttatcACTATATCAACCACCACTCCAACCAC CACACCAACCACCATTCCAACTACAGTAACCACCACCTCAACCACTACACCAACCACCACTCCAACCACCACCCGAACCACCATTCTAACCACCAC TCCAACCACCACCCCAACTACAGTAACCACAACCCCAACCACCACCCGAACCATTTTGTAG
- the LOC132842686 gene encoding mucin-2-like isoform X2: MEVSVMRCTWAALCIAVLVMSGSAEGASLVKLTPSNTDTPFMCVLTMDITNRVFNDSLLNPDDLDYKFMYEEVSSVLYDVYGCPFCDTSAFYQGVTDMEFSDMSGSVVVHATLVFYTNQINDMVVKYLFMEAINGRNEINGLAINPEFIEVVPGPSPTPMAVNNTLSATTPPTIVTTPTTTPTITPTTTPTTVTTTPTTIQAFTCDPYYSAPSLHFYISCLTTTPTTTPTTTPTTTPTTTPTTTPTTTPTTTPTTTPTTTPTTTPTTTPTITPTTTPTTVTTTPTTIQAFTCDPYYSAPSLHFYISCFITISTTTPTTTPTTTPTTTSTTTPTTTPTTIPTTVTTTSTTTPTTTPTTTRTTILTTTPTTTPTTVTTTPTTTRTIL, translated from the exons ATGGAGGTCTCTGTGATGCGGTGCACTTGGGCGGCTCTCTGCATCGCCGTGTTGGTGATGTCAG GCTCTGCTGAAGGTGCAAGTTTGGTGAAGTTAACACCATCGAACACGGACACACCGTTCATGTGTGTCCTCACTATGGACATCACCAACCGTGTCTTCAATGATTCCCTCCTCAACCCTGATGATCTAGACTACAAATTCATGTATGAGGAAGTTAGCAGTGTG CTCTACGATGTCTACGGCTGCCCCTTTTGTGACACAAGTGCATTTTATCAAGGTGTAACAGACATGGAATTCAG TGACATGTCTGGATCTGTGGTTGTTCATGCCACCCTGGTGTTCTACACAAACCAAATCAATGATATGGTGGTTAAATATCTGTTTATGGAAGCCATCaatggcagaaatgaaataaacgGTCTGGCGATCAACCCTGAATTCATAGAGG TCGTACCAGGACCAAGTCCTACACCAATGGCTGTCAACAACACTCTGAGCGCAACCACTCCACCAACTATAGTAACCACCCCTACCACCACTCCAACCATAACTCCAACCACTACACCAACTACAGTAACCACCACCCCTACCACCATTCAAGCGTTCACCTGTGACCCCTATTATTCAGCCCCTTCCCTTCACTTCTATATTTCATGTCTTACCACTACACCAACCACCACTCCAACCACTACACCAACCACCACTCCAACCACTACACCAACCACCACTCCAACCACTACACCTACCACCACTCCAACCACTACACCAACCACCACTCCAACCACTACACCAACCACCACTCCAACCATCACTCCAACCACTACACCAACTACAGTAACCACCACCCCTACCACCATTCAAGCGTTCACCTGTGACCCCTATTATTCAGCCCCTTCCCTTCACTTctatatttcatgttttatcACTATATCAACCACCACTCCAACCACTACACCAACCACCACTCCAACCACTACATCAACCACCACTCCAACCACCACACCAACCACCATTCCAACTACAGTAACCACCACCTCAACCACTACACCAACCACCACTCCAACCACCACCCGAACCACCATTCTAACCACCAC TCCAACCACCACCCCAACTACAGTAACCACAACCCCAACCACCACCCGAACCATTTTGTAG